In the Sandaracinus amylolyticus genome, GCGTGAAGGTGCCGCGTGCGACCTCGTCGCGGCGCTGATCGAGGAGCCGGGCGGCCTCGGCGATCGTCGCGCCACCGTGCTCCTGCACGCGCTCGCCGTTCGCGTCGCGGAAGTCGATCCAGTACGCGACGCGCCCGCGCGCGAGCTTCCGCTCGTAGATGCCGCGCGGAAGCGGCTTCGTCCTCGGTCGTCCCATCTCACCCTCGGCTGAACGGCGCGCCCGCACGGTCTCGGAGGTACGCGTCGACCTCGGAGCGACGATACCGTCGCGCGCGAGAGGACCCGTAGCGCGGCAGGCCCTGCACGCGCCGCAGGTAGTCGCGCGAGACGCCGAGCATGCGCGCCGCCTCGTCGCCGTCGATCCAATCGACGTCCACGCGCGGCTCGTTCGCGGACCGTTCCTCGATCACTCGGCGAACCTCGTCAGCGATCACGCGGCGCAGGTCATCGACGGTGAGGGTCACGACCAGCGTCGGCGATGACGAAGCCTCCGGCACGGCCGTGACGTGATGCGGTCGCATGCTCGCACGCACCCGCCGACGCGCGTCGAAATCATCTGCGCTCCTGCTCATGCGACACTCCTGGCCCGCGTTGCGACGCCGTTCGCCGAGGTGGTTTTGTCGGGTTCCGTCTGCGCGTTCTGACCGCTCGTGTGGCTGGTCAGAGAAGAAGGAGAAGAACCCGTAGATCTCATCTCAGTGACGGCGTCGGTCGGTAGACCGTCGTCCATGCGGCCCGGCGCCGGTCGCTCTGGCTTGCGAGCCATCACGCCGCGGCGCTCGAGCATCTCCGCGCCGGCCCGCTGCGCGAGTTGCGTGCGCTGCGCGTCCTCGATGACCCGCGGGTCCACGCGAGGCATCGCGAACGTAGGCGACGACGGCTGCTGCGGCGGTGCGATGGGAGCGCGCGGCGGGGGCGGCGGCGCTGCGGGCGCCTGCATGCGCATCTGAGGATCGCTGCCGCTCGCAACCGCGGGGACGTCCATGCGCGGCGTGGGCGCTTCGGGGCGCGCCTGCATCGCCATCGCGGCACGCGCCTGCTGATGCTCGCGCAGCGTCTCCGCAGTCTGCGGCTCGCCACGAAGCACGACCGCACCGCTCTCCATGCGCTGCGCTCCGGGGAGCTGCGCATAGGGCGTCCGCGTGACTCGTGCCGGCTCCGCAGTCTCCGGCAGCATCGGAGAGATGGGCGGGCGGCCCTGCGCTTCGGCGATGACTGCATCGGCGCGCGGCGTCGGAGTCTGCGCCGGCTCGATAGCGGGCCCCTCGAGCGCCTGCATCGCGCGGAGAGCGTCGACCTGAGCCCGACGAGCCGCGTCGTCGCGTCGCTGCTGCTCGGCACGCCGACGGCGCTCCTCGTCGCTGACGCCGATCACGAACGGCTCGAGCGTCTCACCCTCATTCATCACGACCCCGCCAGAGTGGAGATGAGCCCACCGAGGAACCCGCCCGTACGGCTGTTGCTCTCGTCGCTGACCTGCGAGGGATCGCGCGTACCCGGGTACTGCCCCGTGCGGCCCGCCGCGAGGCGCTCGCGGTTGTCATACGCCTGCTGACGCGACTGCGCGCGCGACTGCCGCGTCATGTTGCGGCGATCGGTGTTGCGCTGGTTGACGCCCATCTGCGTCTCGGTGCGCCAGCGGTTGAAGTTGTCGATCGCGTCGCGCCGACCAGCATCCTGCGCGTAGCTCTGCCCGTAGTACTGCGAGCCGAGAGCGCCGACGCCCTGCATCGCCTGCAAGGCACGCTGCTGCGCTGCGATCCGCTGCTGCGCGTCCGCGGTCGACAGTCCCATCGCGTTCGCCTGCTGTGCCGCGAGCCGCGACGCGAGAGCAGCGCCGCTGCCGCCCATCCCGCGCGCCTCGAGCGCAGCAAGGTCGGCATCACGCATCGCGCGCGTGGCCATGCCGGTCTGTTGCCGCTGGAGCTGCGCAGCGGCGCGATCGGCATCGGTCATCCCGCCCGACTGATAGACGTTCTGCATCGCCCGCAGCGCGTCGGTGATGTAGGCGTCATTGCCCGCGGCCCGACCCGCTTCCGAGCGCTGCGGGAGGTCGGGGAGCGTCTCCTCCTCGTACTGGACCCACAGGTCATCAGCGCTCGGTGCGTAGGTCTCGGCCTGGCCCCACCACCCTTGCCGCTCGGCCTGCTCGCGA is a window encoding:
- a CDS encoding helix-turn-helix domain-containing protein; its protein translation is MIEERSANEPRVDVDWIDGDEAARMLGVSRDYLRRVQGLPRYGSSRARRYRRSEVDAYLRDRAGAPFSRG